A genome region from Christensenella minuta includes the following:
- a CDS encoding DUF1015 domain-containing protein, translating into MEERKEQGFKIPRVLLPAENINLAKWACIACDQFTSQPDYWKAVERLVGNAPSTLHITLPEIYLEDEDVGSHIADMKETMHAYLEDGVLQELPQGVVLTERHIGGKVRKGVLLAMDLEQYDYRIGHRPLLRATEQTVLSRIPPRAEIRRGAAVELPHVMLLMDDEKDSVIGPLHTQRNTLPKLYDFDLMMDGGRIEGWFVDNPRLLEDLTAALMELPRRDNMLFCVGDGNHSLATAKAIWEEAKETLSIEEQKDHPLRYALCEIINLRDRAVEFMPIHRVMFGVNAAGCVQYLVERLREKGKKAKLVFGRWRSEIEHDGTYQIPFLYHDGAGRIIIENPEHPLAIGEVQEVFEDYIRENPSAKLDYIHGDEAFMELSRQYDNIGFYFEAMEKSEFFDLIVKCGVLPKKTFSLGEAEEKRYYLEGRLIAPYAKEEEPAAPEEE; encoded by the coding sequence ATGGAAGAAAGAAAAGAGCAGGGCTTCAAAATACCGCGCGTGCTTTTGCCGGCGGAAAATATCAACCTTGCAAAATGGGCCTGTATCGCATGCGACCAGTTCACGTCCCAGCCGGATTACTGGAAGGCGGTGGAGCGGCTTGTGGGAAACGCGCCGTCCACCCTGCATATTACGCTTCCCGAGATTTATCTTGAGGATGAGGATGTCGGGAGCCATATTGCGGACATGAAGGAAACCATGCACGCCTACCTTGAGGACGGCGTGCTGCAGGAGCTTCCCCAAGGCGTAGTCCTGACCGAACGGCATATCGGCGGGAAGGTGCGCAAGGGCGTCTTGCTGGCGATGGACCTCGAGCAATACGATTACAGGATCGGGCATAGGCCGCTTCTTAGGGCGACCGAGCAGACGGTGCTCTCGCGGATCCCCCCGCGCGCGGAGATACGGCGCGGCGCGGCGGTAGAACTGCCGCATGTAATGCTGCTGATGGACGACGAAAAGGACAGCGTCATCGGCCCGCTGCATACGCAGAGGAACACCCTGCCGAAGCTCTATGATTTTGACCTGATGATGGACGGCGGACGCATCGAGGGATGGTTTGTGGATAACCCAAGACTGCTCGAAGATTTGACGGCGGCGCTTATGGAGCTGCCCCGGAGGGACAATATGCTGTTCTGCGTGGGCGACGGAAACCATTCGCTGGCCACAGCCAAGGCCATCTGGGAGGAAGCGAAGGAAACGCTTTCCATAGAAGAACAAAAAGACCATCCGCTCCGCTATGCGCTGTGCGAGATTATCAACCTGCGCGACCGCGCGGTGGAATTCATGCCCATACACCGCGTGATGTTCGGCGTCAACGCGGCGGGCTGCGTGCAATATCTGGTGGAACGCCTGCGCGAAAAGGGCAAAAAGGCCAAGCTGGTATTTGGCCGCTGGCGCAGTGAGATCGAGCACGACGGAACCTACCAGATTCCGTTTCTGTACCATGACGGAGCGGGGCGCATCATCATCGAAAACCCGGAGCACCCGCTGGCAATCGGCGAGGTACAGGAGGTATTCGAGGACTATATCCGCGAGAATCCGTCCGCAAAGCTTGATTATATCCACGGCGACGAAGCGTTCATGGAGCTTTCGCGGCAATACGACAATATCGGCTTTTATTTTGAGGCGATGGAAAAGTCCGAGTTTTTCGATCTGATCGTGAAATGCGGCGTGTTGCCCAAAAAGACGTTTTCGCTCGGGGAAGCGGAAGAAAAGCGGTATTACCTCGAAGGGCGGCTGATCGCTCCTTATGCAAAAGAAGAAGAACCGGCAGCGCCGGAAGAAGAATAA
- a CDS encoding aspartate kinase yields the protein MAVKVTKFGGSSLASAEQILKMKQIVEADEARKFVVPSAPGKRFKDDVKVTDLLYSLHDAAAHFEETDGIYGQIVRRYTDIRDELGLSIKIEEYLEKMYRDIKTGANEDYAASRGEYLNGLLIADLLGYDFIDAADVIFFDETGSYDAKKTLSVLPGALKLHERAVIPGFYGSLPNGRIKTFSRGGSDITGSIVSRAANADLYENWTDVSGFMMADPRIVENPRKIDVVTYRELRELAYMGATVLHEDSIFPVLEAAIPINVKNTNDPENSGTMIIPAIEGRDGARDGITGIAGKKNFTVITIEKDGMNTEIGFGRKVLTCLEKFGLSFEHMPSSIDTISIVVADIRIRHCIEELIDEIHAVCQPDSVEVSSNMAIIATVGRGMIRQVGVSAKLFAALAQSHVNVRMIDQGSSEINIIVGVENDDFEKAVQAIYSALV from the coding sequence ATGGCAGTCAAGGTTACAAAGTTTGGTGGAAGCTCACTTGCATCCGCAGAGCAAATCCTGAAAATGAAGCAGATCGTGGAGGCGGACGAGGCAAGGAAATTTGTCGTGCCCTCCGCGCCGGGGAAACGTTTCAAGGACGACGTCAAGGTCACGGACCTGTTGTATTCCCTGCACGATGCGGCGGCACATTTTGAGGAGACGGACGGGATTTACGGCCAGATCGTGCGCCGCTATACGGATATCCGCGACGAGCTCGGCCTTTCCATCAAGATCGAAGAATACCTTGAAAAGATGTACCGGGATATCAAAACGGGCGCGAACGAGGATTACGCGGCCTCCCGCGGCGAGTACCTCAACGGGCTGCTGATCGCGGACCTGCTGGGCTACGATTTTATCGACGCTGCCGACGTGATCTTTTTCGACGAGACCGGAAGCTATGACGCGAAAAAAACGCTGTCCGTGCTGCCGGGGGCGTTAAAGCTGCACGAACGCGCGGTAATCCCGGGCTTTTACGGCAGCCTGCCGAACGGCAGGATCAAGACCTTCTCGCGCGGGGGCAGCGATATCACGGGCTCCATCGTATCGCGCGCGGCAAACGCGGACCTTTATGAAAACTGGACGGACGTTTCCGGCTTCATGATGGCCGACCCGCGCATCGTGGAAAATCCCAGAAAGATCGATGTAGTTACCTACCGTGAGCTGCGCGAGCTTGCGTATATGGGCGCGACCGTGCTGCATGAGGACAGCATCTTCCCCGTGCTTGAAGCGGCGATTCCCATCAATGTAAAGAACACCAACGACCCGGAAAACAGCGGCACTATGATTATCCCGGCTATCGAGGGACGGGACGGCGCGCGGGACGGCATCACGGGCATTGCGGGCAAAAAGAATTTTACCGTTATTACAATTGAAAAAGACGGAATGAATACGGAGATCGGCTTTGGCCGCAAGGTGCTTACCTGCCTCGAGAAATTCGGGCTGTCGTTCGAGCATATGCCTTCTTCCATCGACACCATTTCCATCGTGGTTGCGGATATCCGTATTCGCCACTGTATCGAGGAACTGATCGACGAGATCCATGCGGTCTGCCAGCCGGACAGTGTGGAAGTTTCCTCCAACATGGCGATCATAGCGACGGTGGGCCGCGGTATGATCCGGCAGGTGGGCGTTTCGGCGAAGCTGTTTGCGGCGCTTGCGCAAAGCCATGTAAACGTGCGTATGATCGACCAGGGGTCGAGCGAGATCAACATCATCGTAGGTGTGGAGAACGACGATTTTGAAAAAGCGGTGCAGGCGATTTATAGCGCTTTAGTATAA
- a CDS encoding AEC family transporter, with translation MIFEAVQAVLMVVIIIAAGYFIARAGWAGKTVTDFISNLIVGVTLPCTAVMAFLTGFTAKTLADSWIYILASFAAIGVTWLAAKLVVKIAKIKKTQRGVFTALFSFSNSVFVGLPVATAIFGEEALVFALFYYVANTTFMNSLGFVEIARDGMELSCGGKGACFSAKDILKKIFKPPMIAVLVGFLLVMLNVRLPVFLSSALSYIGDVTSPLALMFVGMILQRTGISRIRKFDKGISWALVGRYLVSPLAMLGITACMGLPAFPSEVLTIQMSLPAMVTTTIFAEISGADTELAARGVAVTTLLSFLTIPIYILLFTYV, from the coding sequence ATGATTTTCGAGGCGGTACAGGCAGTGCTTATGGTGGTCATTATCATTGCCGCCGGATATTTCATCGCGCGCGCAGGCTGGGCGGGAAAAACCGTCACGGACTTTATCAGCAACCTGATCGTAGGCGTGACCCTGCCGTGTACGGCTGTAATGGCGTTTCTTACGGGCTTTACGGCAAAGACCCTTGCGGATTCGTGGATCTATATCCTCGCCTCCTTTGCGGCCATCGGCGTCACATGGCTGGCAGCGAAGCTGGTCGTTAAAATCGCAAAAATCAAAAAAACACAGCGCGGCGTTTTCACGGCGCTGTTTTCGTTTTCCAATTCGGTATTTGTGGGGCTTCCCGTGGCAACGGCGATCTTTGGAGAAGAGGCTCTCGTGTTTGCGCTTTTTTATTACGTGGCGAACACCACCTTCATGAACAGTCTCGGCTTTGTGGAGATCGCGCGGGACGGCATGGAGCTTTCGTGCGGGGGGAAGGGCGCGTGCTTCAGCGCGAAGGATATTCTAAAGAAGATTTTCAAGCCGCCCATGATCGCGGTCCTCGTAGGATTTCTCCTCGTGATGCTGAATGTCCGGCTGCCCGTGTTCCTTTCTTCCGCGCTTTCGTACATCGGGGATGTGACTTCTCCGCTCGCGCTGATGTTCGTGGGCATGATCCTTCAGCGCACGGGGATTTCCCGTATCAGGAAATTCGATAAGGGAATATCGTGGGCGCTTGTAGGGCGGTACCTCGTGTCGCCGCTCGCAATGCTCGGGATAACGGCGTGTATGGGCCTCCCGGCCTTCCCCTCCGAGGTGCTCACCATACAGATGAGCCTTCCGGCGATGGTTACGACAACGATCTTTGCCGAAATATCGGGCGCAGATACGGAGCTTGCCGCCCGTGGCGTCGCGGTCACGACGCTGCTGTCCTTCCTGACGATCCCCATTTATATTCTGCTGTTCACTTATGTATGA
- a CDS encoding phosphoribosylformylglycinamidine synthase produces MSVRRLFVEKKKGFDVEAQEKLADFTQNLGVPVKEVRILNRYDVEGMDDESFAAAVRGVFSEPAVDTVYMDELPDTKGYTVFAAEYLPGQYDQRADSAAQCVQLQAHGERPDVRTAKVYLLKGVTKAQAGTIKKYVINPVDSREASMEPYDTLKMELDIPTGVETVKGFIKMTKAQIAGYVTENGYAMTAEDMLCAQDYFKSEKRDPTVTELKVLDTYWSDHCRHTTFLTKLDEVEFGSGPLSKAAQRVYEDYLDTRRKLGSKKDVCLMDLATIYVKEAKRAGKLSHMDESEEINACSIRHKIQTYDGERDYLIMFKNETHNHPTEIEPFGGAATCLGGAIRDPLSGRSYVYQAMRVTGSADPRESLADTMEYKLPQRKITREAAHGYSSYGNQIGLATGLVEEVYHEGYKAKRLEIGAVIAAAPAEQVKRKEPSEGDLVILIGGRTGRDGCGGATGSSKAHDEKSIEKCGAEVQKGNPLTERKLQRLFRNKKFSKLVKRCNDFGAGGVCVAIGELADGLDINLDAVPKKYEGLDGTELAISESQERMAVVIRPQDLDKVLKLAEDENLEATLVARVTDEGRMRLMWNGKTIVDITREFLNSNGATQHAKAKVADADTENLFAEKTEDTVEKTLLFLLSDLNICSQKGLVEMFDGSIGAGSVTMPLGGRYQMTPVQAMCAKIPVQDTDSKSATLMSYGMDPYLMEKSPFLGAVYAILLSEAKLTAGGGAVGDSWLTLQEYFERMTNDPARWGKPLAALLGAYYAQKELGVAAIGGKDSMSGTFKDIDVPPTLCAFCVAPVLAANVITPEFKQAGNKLYLLDIVRDQDGMPDFEDVKQKYDKLHKMIQDKAVVSAYAVERGGMLAGAAKCAFGNGLGVKLFPQDISELTRKMYGAVLVEAADIADPDFTLVGEIREEPFIEAMGESVPLARALEAYTSTLEPVFPTKTADGGRVDTPIYQKKDIFVSKYKTAIPRVVIPVFPGTNCEYDTAKAFEKAGAVASVVVMRNLSPLAIEESIKLLASEIANAQMIMLPGGFSGGDEPDGSGKFIATTFRSGRVKDATHDLLKNRGGLMLGICNGFQALIKLGLVPYGEIREMRDDSPTLTYNNIGRHVSCIVRTRITSANSPWLLLSEPGEIQSVAVSHGEGRFVATEKELKQLFKSGQVATQYVDFDGNPTMDVEFNPNGSMAAVEGIMSPDGRVLGKMGHSERAGLNIAKNIPGDYDQKIFESGVKYFR; encoded by the coding sequence ATGAGCGTAAGAAGACTATTTGTGGAAAAGAAAAAAGGCTTTGACGTGGAGGCGCAGGAAAAGCTGGCGGACTTCACGCAGAACCTCGGCGTGCCGGTGAAGGAAGTACGGATATTGAACCGTTACGACGTGGAGGGCATGGACGATGAATCGTTTGCCGCCGCCGTGCGGGGCGTATTTTCGGAGCCTGCCGTCGATACGGTCTATATGGATGAGCTGCCGGACACCAAGGGCTATACGGTGTTCGCGGCGGAATACCTGCCCGGGCAGTACGACCAGCGGGCGGACAGCGCGGCACAGTGCGTGCAGCTCCAGGCGCACGGGGAACGCCCGGATGTGCGCACGGCAAAGGTATACCTTTTAAAGGGCGTGACCAAGGCACAGGCAGGGACTATCAAAAAATACGTTATCAACCCGGTCGATTCGCGCGAAGCCTCCATGGAACCTTATGATACGCTTAAAATGGAGCTCGATATCCCAACCGGGGTAGAGACGGTCAAGGGTTTCATCAAAATGACGAAAGCGCAAATCGCCGGTTATGTCACGGAGAACGGCTACGCCATGACGGCGGAAGACATGCTGTGCGCGCAGGATTATTTCAAAAGTGAAAAGCGCGACCCCACGGTAACGGAATTAAAGGTGCTCGACACCTATTGGTCGGACCATTGCCGCCATACGACATTCCTGACGAAGCTTGACGAAGTGGAATTCGGCAGCGGCCCGCTTTCCAAGGCGGCGCAACGTGTGTACGAGGACTATCTCGACACGCGCAGGAAATTGGGCAGCAAAAAAGACGTGTGCCTGATGGACCTCGCGACTATTTATGTAAAGGAAGCAAAGCGCGCGGGCAAACTCTCGCATATGGATGAATCCGAAGAGATCAACGCTTGCTCCATCCGCCACAAAATACAGACATACGACGGGGAGCGCGATTACCTCATCATGTTTAAAAATGAAACGCATAACCACCCCACGGAGATCGAACCGTTCGGCGGCGCGGCAACGTGCCTTGGCGGGGCGATCCGCGATCCGCTTTCGGGACGGTCGTACGTTTACCAGGCGATGCGCGTAACGGGCAGCGCGGACCCGCGTGAAAGCCTTGCGGACACGATGGAATATAAGCTGCCGCAGCGCAAGATCACACGCGAGGCGGCGCACGGTTATTCCTCTTACGGCAACCAGATCGGTCTTGCGACGGGCCTTGTGGAGGAAGTGTACCACGAGGGTTATAAGGCCAAGCGCCTCGAGATCGGGGCGGTCATTGCAGCGGCCCCGGCAGAGCAGGTGAAGCGCAAGGAGCCTTCGGAGGGCGACCTTGTGATCCTGATCGGCGGGCGCACCGGGCGCGACGGCTGCGGCGGAGCGACGGGCTCTTCCAAGGCGCACGACGAAAAATCCATTGAGAAATGCGGCGCGGAGGTGCAGAAGGGCAACCCGCTCACCGAGCGCAAGCTGCAAAGGCTGTTCCGCAATAAAAAGTTTTCCAAGCTTGTAAAGCGCTGTAACGATTTCGGCGCGGGCGGCGTGTGCGTCGCCATCGGAGAACTGGCGGACGGGCTCGATATCAATCTCGATGCGGTTCCCAAAAAATACGAGGGCCTCGACGGGACGGAGCTTGCGATCTCTGAATCGCAGGAGCGTATGGCGGTGGTGATCCGTCCGCAGGACCTGGATAAGGTGCTTAAGCTGGCCGAGGACGAAAACCTTGAAGCGACGCTCGTTGCGCGCGTGACGGATGAAGGCCGTATGCGCCTCATGTGGAACGGCAAGACCATTGTGGATATCACCCGCGAATTCCTGAACTCCAACGGTGCGACACAGCACGCAAAAGCGAAAGTGGCGGACGCGGATACGGAAAACCTGTTTGCGGAAAAGACGGAGGATACGGTGGAAAAAACGCTGCTGTTCCTGCTTTCCGACCTCAATATCTGTTCGCAGAAGGGCCTTGTGGAAATGTTCGACGGCAGCATCGGCGCGGGCAGCGTGACCATGCCGCTCGGAGGCAGGTACCAGATGACGCCCGTACAGGCGATGTGTGCAAAGATACCCGTGCAGGATACGGACAGCAAATCCGCGACCCTGATGAGCTACGGTATGGACCCGTACCTGATGGAAAAGAGCCCCTTCCTCGGCGCGGTATACGCCATCCTGCTTTCCGAAGCGAAGCTTACGGCAGGCGGCGGTGCGGTAGGTGATTCCTGGCTGACCCTGCAGGAATATTTCGAGCGGATGACGAACGATCCCGCGCGCTGGGGCAAGCCTCTCGCGGCGCTCCTCGGCGCCTATTATGCGCAAAAAGAGCTTGGCGTCGCGGCGATCGGCGGAAAGGATTCCATGAGCGGCACGTTCAAGGATATCGACGTACCGCCCACGCTGTGCGCGTTCTGCGTGGCGCCTGTGCTGGCGGCAAACGTCATCACCCCCGAATTCAAGCAGGCCGGCAACAAGCTTTATCTGCTCGATATCGTGCGCGACCAGGACGGCATGCCGGATTTTGAGGATGTCAAACAGAAATACGATAAACTGCACAAGATGATACAGGATAAAGCCGTGGTCTCCGCGTATGCGGTAGAACGCGGGGGCATGCTGGCGGGCGCGGCGAAATGCGCGTTCGGCAACGGCCTTGGCGTGAAGCTGTTCCCGCAGGATATTTCGGAGCTTACGCGCAAGATGTACGGTGCGGTGCTCGTGGAGGCGGCGGACATTGCCGATCCGGATTTTACCCTCGTGGGCGAGATCCGCGAAGAGCCGTTCATCGAGGCAATGGGAGAAAGCGTCCCGCTCGCGCGTGCACTCGAAGCCTACACCAGCACGCTCGAACCGGTATTCCCTACCAAAACTGCGGACGGCGGACGGGTGGATACGCCCATCTACCAGAAAAAAGACATCTTTGTCAGCAAATATAAGACCGCAATCCCGCGCGTCGTGATTCCTGTGTTCCCGGGCACCAACTGCGAATACGATACGGCAAAGGCGTTCGAGAAGGCGGGCGCGGTCGCCAGTGTGGTTGTCATGCGCAATCTTTCGCCGCTGGCGATCGAAGAAAGCATCAAGCTGCTTGCCAGCGAAATCGCAAACGCGCAGATGATTATGCTGCCCGGCGGCTTCTCGGGCGGCGACGAGCCGGACGGCAGCGGGAAGTTCATCGCGACGACCTTCCGCTCGGGCCGCGTGAAGGATGCGACGCACGACCTTCTGAAAAACCGCGGCGGTCTGATGCTTGGCATCTGCAATGGTTTTCAGGCGCTCATCAAGCTCGGGCTCGTGCCCTACGGCGAGATCCGGGAAATGCGGGACGATTCTCCTACGCTTACGTACAACAATATCGGACGGCACGTTTCGTGCATCGTGCGTACGCGCATCACCAGCGCGAATTCCCCGTGGCTTCTGCTTTCCGAGCCCGGCGAGATACAGTCGGTCGCCGTATCGCACGGCGAGGGCCGTTTTGTGGCAACGGAAAAAGAGCTGAAACAGTTGTTTAAAAGCGGTCAGGTCGCCACGCAGTATGTGGACTTTGACGGCAATCCGACGATGGATGTGGAATTCAACCCCAACGGGTCGATGGCAGCCGTCGAGGGCATCATGAGTCCGGACGGCAGGGTGCTTGGCAAGATGGGCCACTCCGAACGCGCGGGGCTCAATATCGCCAAAAATATTCCCGGGGATTACGATCAGAAGATTTTCGAGAGCGGCGTAAAGTATTTCCGGTAA
- a CDS encoding IS3 family transposase has translation MPQKRGKIHGYRYIQLWLERYKAIHRNPKTILRVMRKYGLSSEVRRRRWQGCGHTLHRYSNLLNRDFRADSPNQKWVTDISYIPTGQGFVYLSIIRDLFDNSIVAYKTDRQQTVSVVLNTIHAAMAQEKIAGELTLHSDQGFQYTSQAYFNLTKEYGITPSMSRRGNPYDNAPAENFFSILKTECIGRQKIQSFEQAVQMIDDYIHFYNYERFQLKYRLTPFEKRSQTA, from the coding sequence ATGCCACAGAAACGAGGAAAAATTCACGGTTACCGCTACATACAGCTGTGGCTCGAACGATACAAAGCGATCCACAGAAATCCCAAAACGATTCTTCGGGTGATGCGAAAATACGGGCTTAGCAGCGAAGTTCGCCGCAGACGTTGGCAAGGATGTGGGCACACGCTTCACCGCTATAGTAATTTGCTCAATCGTGATTTTAGGGCAGACAGCCCAAACCAGAAATGGGTGACCGACATTTCCTATATCCCTACTGGACAAGGCTTTGTCTATCTTTCTATCATCCGTGATTTATTTGACAACAGCATTGTCGCTTACAAGACCGATCGGCAACAGACAGTGTCTGTGGTGCTGAATACCATCCATGCAGCAATGGCACAAGAAAAGATCGCCGGGGAGCTGACCCTCCACAGCGATCAAGGGTTTCAATATACATCGCAAGCATACTTTAACCTAACTAAAGAGTATGGCATAACGCCCTCAATGTCAAGACGGGGAAATCCATACGACAACGCCCCTGCTGAAAATTTTTTCTCTATACTTAAAACGGAATGTATTGGTCGCCAAAAAATCCAGTCATTCGAACAGGCTGTGCAAATGATTGACGACTACATACATTTTTACAATTACGAGCGTTTCCAACTAAAATACCGTCTGACTCCGTTCGAAAAACGAAGTCAGACGGCGTAA
- a CDS encoding pyridoxamine 5'-phosphate oxidase family protein: protein MYDFAAVLKENPNGVLATQEAGKAKTRVFQYLFSDGGKVYFCTSNEKPVYKQIKANPYVSFCTYTPNFSPVVSVNGKAVFVDDLALKTRALDENPGIKGIYKAPDNPVFELFYINVEEVETFSFAEGPKTYPV, encoded by the coding sequence ATGTATGATTTTGCGGCAGTATTAAAGGAAAACCCCAACGGCGTACTGGCGACGCAGGAAGCGGGCAAAGCGAAGACGCGCGTCTTCCAGTATTTATTTTCCGACGGGGGCAAGGTGTATTTTTGCACGAGCAACGAAAAACCGGTCTACAAGCAGATCAAGGCAAACCCTTACGTTTCCTTCTGCACCTATACGCCCAATTTTTCACCCGTCGTTTCCGTCAATGGAAAAGCGGTTTTTGTGGACGACCTTGCGTTGAAAACACGCGCGCTGGACGAAAACCCCGGCATCAAGGGCATCTATAAAGCCCCGGATAACCCCGTGTTCGAGCTTTTTTATATCAATGTCGAGGAGGTAGAGACCTTCAGCTTCGCGGAAGGCCCCAAAACATACCCTGTTTGA
- a CDS encoding winged helix-turn-helix transcriptional regulator, whose translation MVSRKVYAEVPPRVEYSLTIRGRSLKPIRGAVGRGIPAQGRERSKCITGDTAVWDRKRLPLEAFFQA comes from the coding sequence ATCGTAAGCCGCAAGGTCTATGCGGAGGTTCCGCCGCGTGTGGAATATTCCCTGACCATCCGCGGCCGCAGCCTAAAGCCCATCCGCGGCGCGGTGGGGCGGGGAATACCAGCGCAGGGCAGGGAAAGGAGTAAATGCATAACGGGAGATACGGCGGTATGGGATCGAAAAAGGCTTCCACTGGAAGCCTTTTTTCAAGCGTAA
- a CDS encoding MATE family efflux transporter gives MRIKLSDHFTYKRLLRFVISPVLMMIFTSLYSIVDGFFVSNYVGKTPFAAVNLIMPVMMGIGTVGFMIGTGGSAIVSKTLGEGKRELAQRYFSMLVYTAIILGGLLSAAGFIFIRPISEALGATGELLDHCIVYGRILFLSMTAFILQSVFHSFFIAAEKPGLSLRVSLAAGLTNIVLDYVFIAVFRWGIAGAAIATAIGEVIGGVVPILYFSRKNNSLLRLTRTRFDGRVLLKTCANGASEMVTNLSMSIVNILYNFQLMKLAGEDGVAAYGVIMYVNFIFMAIFLGYSIGSAPIVSYHYGAQNHAELKNLFKKSLLLVCGAGIILTVLAEVFSGPLVGIFVSYDAGLFEMTRHGFRLYALAFLMMGINVWGSAFFTALNNGAVSAAISFLRTLVFQIAAVLVLPLLLGVSGIWLAVVVAEALALAVTIFFLATKKKRYHYA, from the coding sequence ATGAGAATCAAGCTTTCGGATCATTTTACCTACAAACGGCTGCTCCGTTTTGTTATTTCACCTGTCCTGATGATGATCTTTACCTCCCTGTACAGCATCGTGGACGGTTTTTTCGTATCCAACTACGTAGGGAAAACGCCATTTGCCGCCGTAAACCTAATCATGCCTGTAATGATGGGGATCGGGACGGTTGGTTTTATGATCGGCACCGGAGGCAGCGCGATCGTGTCTAAGACCCTCGGCGAGGGAAAGCGCGAGCTGGCACAGCGCTATTTTTCTATGCTGGTTTATACCGCAATTATACTCGGCGGGCTGCTGTCTGCAGCCGGGTTCATCTTTATCCGCCCGATCTCGGAGGCTCTGGGGGCGACGGGCGAGCTGCTCGATCATTGTATCGTTTATGGCAGGATCCTGTTCCTCTCCATGACGGCGTTTATCCTGCAAAGCGTATTCCACAGCTTTTTTATCGCTGCGGAAAAGCCCGGGCTCAGTCTTCGGGTATCGCTCGCCGCCGGGCTTACAAATATCGTGCTCGACTACGTGTTCATCGCCGTCTTTCGCTGGGGGATCGCAGGCGCGGCCATTGCCACGGCGATCGGCGAAGTAATCGGCGGAGTGGTTCCCATCCTGTATTTTTCACGAAAAAACAACAGCCTGCTCCGCCTGACCCGGACCCGTTTTGACGGCAGGGTACTGCTGAAAACATGCGCGAACGGGGCTTCAGAGATGGTGACGAACCTTTCGATGTCCATCGTCAACATCCTTTATAACTTCCAGCTGATGAAGCTCGCGGGGGAGGACGGCGTCGCGGCCTATGGTGTCATCATGTATGTCAACTTCATCTTTATGGCGATCTTCCTCGGCTACTCTATCGGCAGCGCGCCCATCGTCAGCTACCATTACGGCGCACAGAACCATGCGGAGCTGAAAAACCTGTTCAAAAAAAGCCTGCTTCTCGTGTGCGGAGCCGGCATCATTCTCACGGTGCTGGCGGAGGTCTTCTCCGGCCCGCTGGTGGGTATCTTCGTCAGTTACGATGCCGGGTTGTTTGAGATGACCCGCCACGGATTCCGGCTGTATGCCCTCGCCTTTCTGATGATGGGCATCAACGTGTGGGGCTCCGCCTTCTTTACCGCCCTCAATAACGGTGCGGTATCCGCGGCGATCTCTTTCCTGCGCACGCTCGTATTCCAGATTGCCGCCGTGCTGGTCCTGCCGCTTTTGCTTGGGGTAAGCGGCATCTGGCTGGCGGTCGTCGTTGCCGAAGCGCTCGCTTTGGCGGTTACCATTTTTTTCCTTGCGACAAAAAAGAAGCGCTATCATTACGCTTGA
- a CDS encoding MarR family winged helix-turn-helix transcriptional regulator, with protein MMQKEPLKDGTIEAYRAGYKDLDRIWSVLSKTCGLSDAEYWSLLMIREGALTQHEISERLFMSKQTVNSAFRQLVKKGLVRLKAQEDNLRVKQIVLTEEGERFSRQYIDDMLRLEERVWMELPAEERVLLTRLTRKYNGLLNAELQKHLK; from the coding sequence ATGATGCAAAAAGAACCGCTGAAAGATGGAACCATCGAGGCCTACCGGGCAGGTTATAAGGACCTTGACCGGATTTGGTCCGTTTTGTCCAAAACGTGCGGCCTGTCCGACGCCGAATACTGGTCGCTGCTGATGATCCGCGAGGGGGCCTTGACGCAGCATGAGATCAGCGAGCGGCTCTTTATGAGCAAACAGACAGTGAATTCCGCGTTCCGGCAGCTTGTGAAGAAGGGACTGGTGCGCCTTAAGGCGCAGGAGGATAACCTGCGCGTGAAGCAAATCGTCCTTACGGAGGAGGGCGAACGCTTTTCGCGGCAGTATATCGACGATATGCTCCGGCTTGAGGAACGGGTCTGGATGGAGCTCCCGGCGGAGGAGCGCGTGCTCCTGACGCGGCTTACCCGCAAATACAACGGCCTGCTGAATGCGGAACTGCAAAAGCACCTGAAGTAA